Genomic DNA from Candidatus Aminicenantes bacterium:
TGGGACGTCATCCGGAAGCTGGCCGCCGCGGACGCCCGCGTTCTGGGCGCCCAATTCAGCCGCAACTTCGGCCAACATTACGGTATCAGCGCCGGGCTGGATCTCTGCCGGGGCCGCTGGGCCGTCGTCATGGACGCCGATCTGCAGGACCGGCCCGAGGAGATCCCGGCCCTCTACCGCAAAGCCCTCGAGGGCTACGACGTCGTCGTCGCCCGCCGGATCGGCCGCAAGCACAGCCCGGCCCGCCGGGCCGCTTCGTTCCTCTTCGCCAAGGCCTTCTCCTACATGGCCCATATGAAGTACGACGCCCGGGTCGGGAACTTCCGGATCGTTTCGGCCCGGGTCGTTCAGGCCTACCGCCGGATGCGGGAAACGCTACGCTTCTTCCCCGCCTTGGTCGAGTGGATGGGCTTCCCCGCCGCGGCCGTGGACGTCGTCCACGACGAACGGGCGGACGGCCGCAGCGCTTATTCCTACCGCAAGCTCCTGCGGCTGGCGGGCGATGCGGTCATCGCCTACTCCGACAAACCCCTCCGGCTGTCGGTCCGGCTGGGATTCGGCCTTTCCCTGCTGTCCTTTCTCTACGGCGCCTTCCTGATCTTCATGCGCTTGGCGAAAGGGATCGCCGTCCAAGGCTGGACCAGCCTGATCGTCTCGGTCTTCTTCCTGGGCGGCATCATCATCTTTCTGCTGGGCATCCTCGGCATCTACCTCATCCGAACCTTCGACGAAACAAAAAAACGACCGCTTTACATCCTTCGGGAGACGACCCGCGATGGACTCGACGCCCCAGCCCTGGATTGAAACCCCCTGGGACGCCCGGGCTTTCGGCGTCCCGACCTACGAGCTGACGTCTTTCGAGCCCGAAGCGCTGGGCCGCCTCGATGGGGTCACGGGTCATTTTACGGCCAAGATTCCGCCGCGCCTGGACGCCGCGCCGCTCCGCCGGGCCGGCTTTTATTACTGCGACACGCTGCTCGAGCCCTGGGGGACAAGGGATGACTTGCGGTTCGCCCCGGATCCCCGGGCTTCTTTTGTCCGGGATATGGCTTGGCAGGATCTCTCCCGCATCGGCCACGGCGTTTTTTTCGGCCGCTACCATCGCGATCCGGCCATCTCGAAG
This window encodes:
- a CDS encoding glycosyltransferase family 2 protein, whose amino-acid sequence is MNTLPAPLISVIVPVYRNESSLEELVARLRAALEPLSPDFEIILIEDCGGDGSWDVIRKLAAADARVLGAQFSRNFGQHYGISAGLDLCRGRWAVVMDADLQDRPEEIPALYRKALEGYDVVVARRIGRKHSPARRAASFLFAKAFSYMAHMKYDARVGNFRIVSARVVQAYRRMRETLRFFPALVEWMGFPAAAVDVVHDERADGRSAYSYRKLLRLAGDAVIAYSDKPLRLSVRLGFGLSLLSFLYGAFLIFMRLAKGIAVQGWTSLIVSVFFLGGIIIFLLGILGIYLIRTFDETKKRPLYILRETTRDGLDAPALD